The following coding sequences lie in one Mycobacterium sp. DL440 genomic window:
- a CDS encoding glycoside hydrolase family 3 C-terminal domain-containing protein yields MTDSTDAIAGLDLTEQAALGSGASFWTTKPIGPVPAIMLTDGPHGVRRQSGSATDHLGVSGSEPATCFPPAVGLSQTWDPELVERVGQALGDESRALGVHVLLGPGVNIKRDPRCGRNFEYYSEDPLLSGTLGAAWVRGVQSRGVGASVKHFAVNNAEHDRMRASSDVDPRTLREIYLRSFEIVVRQGRPWTVMCSYNRINGVYAAENAWLLTVLRDEWGFDGLVVSDWGAVADRPAAVAAGLDLEMPATGGISDADVVRAVGAGTLDAAAVARAAARVAVLAERVTQTDTSASFEIDGHHELAREAAQRAIVLLKNDQDLLPLAPSPLTVIGEFAQDPRYQGGGSSHVNPTRVDIPLEEIRRLAGDHPVSHCSGSDIAAAVSAAESSETAIVFLGLTAEEESEGYDREHIDLPAAQLDLLRAVVEVQPRTVVVLAHGGVVRLDAVAGLAPAIVDGALLGQAGGSALADVLFGVVNPSGRLAETVPLRLQDSPAYLNFPSDSGHTVYGERMFVGYRWYDSRDMSVTFPFGHGLSYTRFDYSDLEVNPAGEGLCVRVTVTNTGGRPGREVVQAYAGLPDSRVGRPTRWLAGFAGLTLEPGHGQTVEIPIDRADLAYWSTDAGRWVVEGGEYAVSVGASSRDLRLSATVTLAGDELRQPFTRDSTLGELLADPVAAQTIANVLSNASPFGTADSALGSDLLRMLGSVPIGRMAAFSAGRVTREQLDELLAGINAQRS; encoded by the coding sequence GTGACCGACTCCACTGATGCCATCGCCGGGCTCGACCTGACCGAACAGGCCGCGTTGGGCAGCGGCGCGAGCTTCTGGACCACCAAACCGATCGGCCCGGTGCCGGCCATCATGCTGACCGACGGGCCGCACGGCGTTCGTCGTCAATCTGGCAGTGCGACAGATCATCTGGGCGTCTCCGGCAGTGAACCGGCAACCTGCTTTCCTCCGGCGGTCGGGCTCAGCCAGACCTGGGATCCCGAGTTGGTGGAACGGGTCGGTCAGGCGCTGGGCGACGAAAGCCGCGCGCTGGGCGTACATGTCCTGCTCGGCCCTGGAGTCAACATCAAGCGCGACCCCCGCTGCGGGCGGAACTTCGAGTACTACTCGGAGGATCCGCTGCTCTCGGGCACGCTCGGCGCGGCGTGGGTGCGCGGGGTACAGAGCCGCGGCGTCGGCGCGTCGGTCAAACATTTCGCGGTCAACAATGCCGAGCACGATCGGATGCGGGCCAGTTCCGACGTCGACCCCCGCACGTTGCGTGAGATCTATCTGCGTAGTTTCGAAATCGTGGTGCGCCAGGGCCGCCCGTGGACGGTGATGTGTTCCTACAACCGGATCAATGGGGTCTACGCGGCCGAGAACGCCTGGCTGCTGACGGTGCTGCGTGACGAATGGGGTTTCGACGGCCTGGTGGTCAGCGACTGGGGTGCGGTAGCCGACCGACCGGCGGCCGTAGCGGCGGGCCTGGATCTGGAGATGCCGGCGACCGGCGGGATCTCCGACGCCGATGTGGTGCGCGCGGTGGGTGCCGGCACGCTGGACGCGGCTGCTGTCGCGCGGGCCGCCGCCCGGGTGGCCGTTCTGGCCGAGCGGGTCACCCAAACAGACACCTCCGCATCCTTCGAGATCGATGGCCATCACGAGCTGGCCCGCGAGGCGGCCCAGCGAGCCATCGTGTTGTTGAAAAACGACCAGGATCTGCTGCCGTTGGCGCCGTCACCGCTGACGGTCATCGGCGAGTTCGCCCAAGACCCCAGATACCAGGGCGGTGGCAGTTCACATGTCAACCCGACCCGCGTCGACATTCCGCTGGAAGAGATCCGCAGGCTCGCGGGCGATCATCCGGTGAGCCATTGCTCGGGAAGCGACATCGCCGCCGCGGTCTCCGCCGCTGAATCTTCCGAAACCGCAATCGTATTCCTCGGCCTCACCGCCGAAGAGGAGTCCGAGGGTTACGACCGCGAACACATCGACCTGCCTGCCGCACAGCTCGACCTGCTGCGTGCCGTGGTCGAAGTCCAGCCGCGCACCGTGGTGGTGCTGGCCCACGGCGGCGTGGTGCGGCTGGACGCCGTCGCCGGTCTGGCCCCGGCGATCGTGGACGGGGCGCTGCTCGGGCAGGCCGGGGGCAGCGCGCTGGCCGATGTGCTGTTCGGCGTGGTGAACCCCTCGGGCCGGCTGGCCGAGACGGTGCCGCTGCGGCTGCAGGATTCCCCGGCCTATCTCAACTTTCCGTCCGACTCCGGCCATACCGTCTACGGCGAGCGGATGTTCGTCGGCTACCGCTGGTATGACTCCCGCGATATGTCGGTGACGTTCCCGTTCGGCCACGGCCTGTCCTACACCCGGTTCGACTACTCGGACCTTGAGGTGAACCCCGCCGGTGAGGGACTGTGCGTGCGCGTGACGGTCACCAACACCGGCGGCCGACCGGGCCGGGAGGTGGTGCAGGCCTACGCCGGGTTGCCAGACTCCCGCGTCGGGCGACCGACGCGATGGTTGGCCGGATTCGCTGGGCTCACCCTGGAACCAGGCCACGGACAGACCGTCGAAATCCCCATCGACCGAGCCGATCTCGCGTACTGGAGCACCGATGCCGGTCGCTGGGTGGTCGAAGGCGGCGAGTATGCGGTGTCGGTCGGCGCGTCGAGCCGGGACCTGCGGTTGTCGGCGACGGTGACGCTGGCCGGTGATGAGCTGCGGCAGCCGTTCACCCGCGATTCGACGTTGGGCGAGCTCCTTGCCGACCCGGTAGCAGCCCAGACGATTGCGAATGTGCTGAGTAACGCT
- a CDS encoding TetR/AcrR family transcriptional regulator, with translation MAEISSVDDESSTRGRILAATAEVLGANGMTKLSLSEVALQAGVSRPTLYRWFASKQELLDAFVVWERRYYEQAVARASADLPQDEHLDAALRTVVEYQQSYPGLRMVDIEPEHVIKRLTQVIPLMRERLQRLTTGPDADIAAATAVRVAICHYLVRSDDADDFLAQLRHAAGVKPPP, from the coding sequence ATGGCGGAAATATCGTCTGTCGACGACGAGAGCAGTACCCGCGGACGAATCCTGGCCGCCACCGCCGAGGTGCTCGGTGCGAACGGGATGACAAAGCTCAGTTTGTCCGAGGTGGCCCTGCAGGCCGGGGTGTCCCGGCCGACGCTCTACCGCTGGTTCGCCTCCAAACAGGAACTGCTCGACGCATTCGTGGTGTGGGAGCGCAGGTACTACGAACAGGCGGTAGCGCGGGCCTCCGCCGATTTGCCGCAGGACGAGCACCTGGATGCCGCTCTGCGAACGGTCGTCGAATACCAGCAGTCCTACCCGGGCCTCCGCATGGTCGATATCGAACCCGAACATGTCATCAAACGCCTCACCCAGGTCATCCCGCTGATGCGGGAGCGCCTGCAACGGCTGACCACCGGGCCGGACGCCGACATCGCCGCGGCGACCGCGGTGCGGGTGGCGATCTGCCACTACCTGGTGCGCAGCGACGACGCGGACGATTTCCTCGCGCAGCTCCGCCATGCCGCGGGGGTGAAACCTCCGCCTTGA
- a CDS encoding cytochrome P450 codes for MTVASSPQAREYSPFDITSHDFWSQSFAKRDETFAQLRAGDGLSWHQPLSTLFDVEEPGFWAITRRADIQFVSQHPELFTSTQGVALDPMPADVQKFATFFLMMDPPEHTTYRRLISSAFTPRNVRKIEEQIHRNAVAVVDDLIGAGDVDFVEACSAQLPMRTISDMLGVPTADQPALAKAAEKLFSMSDDEFSSLEERAMATINEIMLISSTGVELAKFRRANPGDDLMTSIVNAEVDGHRLTDEEIGAFLILLASAGNDTTKQTTTHAMMALAANPDQRDWLLDDFDNRIGLATEEFVRWATPVIQFARHATEDVELAGQQIRAGDKVGLFYCSGNRDETVFTEPGRFDLSRSPNPQVGFGGGGPHFCLGNQLAKTELRHLFHELLTRLKTIEFGEPELLYSSFVHGIKRVPAHVA; via the coding sequence GTGACAGTTGCCAGCTCACCGCAGGCACGCGAATACAGCCCATTCGACATCACGTCACACGATTTCTGGAGCCAATCGTTCGCCAAACGTGACGAGACATTCGCACAGTTGCGTGCCGGTGACGGGCTGAGTTGGCATCAGCCACTGTCGACGCTGTTCGACGTGGAAGAGCCCGGCTTCTGGGCCATCACCCGCCGTGCCGACATCCAGTTCGTCAGCCAGCACCCGGAGCTGTTCACCTCGACCCAGGGTGTCGCACTGGACCCGATGCCGGCCGACGTGCAGAAGTTCGCCACCTTCTTCCTGATGATGGATCCGCCGGAGCACACCACATACCGCCGCCTGATCAGCTCGGCGTTCACCCCGCGCAATGTGCGCAAGATCGAAGAGCAGATTCACCGCAACGCCGTCGCCGTCGTCGACGACCTGATCGGTGCCGGCGATGTCGATTTCGTCGAGGCATGCTCGGCGCAGCTGCCGATGCGGACGATCTCCGACATGCTCGGTGTGCCCACTGCCGATCAGCCGGCCCTCGCCAAGGCCGCCGAAAAGCTGTTCAGCATGAGCGATGACGAGTTCTCGTCGCTCGAAGAACGGGCCATGGCCACCATCAACGAGATCATGCTGATCTCGAGTACAGGGGTGGAGCTGGCCAAGTTCCGGCGGGCCAATCCCGGTGACGACCTGATGACCAGCATCGTCAACGCCGAAGTCGACGGCCACCGGCTGACCGACGAGGAGATCGGGGCATTCCTGATCCTGCTGGCCTCGGCCGGCAATGACACCACCAAGCAGACCACCACTCACGCGATGATGGCCCTGGCCGCCAACCCTGACCAAAGGGATTGGCTGCTGGACGATTTCGACAACCGGATCGGTCTGGCCACCGAGGAATTCGTGCGGTGGGCCACCCCGGTGATCCAGTTCGCCCGGCACGCCACCGAGGACGTCGAGCTGGCCGGCCAGCAGATCAGAGCCGGCGACAAGGTGGGCCTGTTCTACTGTTCGGGCAACCGGGATGAAACGGTGTTCACCGAGCCCGGCCGCTTCGACCTGAGCCGTTCACCCAACCCGCAGGTGGGCTTCGGTGGTGGCGGTCCGCACTTCTGCCTGGGTAATCAGCTGGCCAAGACGGAGTTGCGACACCTGTTCCACGAGTTGCTGACTCGGCTGAAGACCATCGAGTTCGGTGAGCCGGAGCTGCTGTACAGCAGCTTCGTCCACGGCATCAAGCGCGTTCCCGCGCACGTCGCATAG